The following proteins are co-located in the Lagenorhynchus albirostris chromosome 4, mLagAlb1.1, whole genome shotgun sequence genome:
- the TADA2B gene encoding transcriptional adapter 2-beta — MAELGKKYCVYCLAEVSPLRFRCTECQDIELCPECFSAGAEIGHHRRYHGYQLVDGGRFTLWGPEAEGGWTSREEQLLLDAIEQFGFGNWEDMAAHVGASRTPQEVMEHYVSMYIHGNLGKACIPDTIPNRVTDHTCPSGGPLSPSLTTPLPPLDISVAEQQQLGYMPLRDDYEIEYDQDAETLISGLSVNYDDDDVEIELKRAHVDMYVRKLKERQRRKNIARDYNLVPAFLGKDKKEKEKTAKRKVTKEEKELRLKLRPLYQFMSCKEFDDLFENMHKEKMLRAKIRELQRYRRNGITKMEESAEYEAARHKREKRKENKNTAGSKRGKEDGKDSEFAAIENLPGFELLSDREKVLCSSVNLSPARYVTVKTIIIKDHLQKRQGIPSKSRLPSYLDKVLKKRILNFLTESGWISRDAS; from the exons ATGGCGGAGCTCGGTAAGAAGTACTGCGTGTACTGCCTGGCCGAGGTGAGCCCGCTGCGCTTCCGCTGCACCGAGTGCCAGGACATCGAGCTGTGCCCCGAGTGCTTCTCAGCCGGCGCCGAGATCGGCCACCACCGCCGCTACCACGGCTACCAGCTGGTGGACGGCGGGCGCTTCACGCTGTGGGGGCCCGAGGCCGAGGGCGGCTGGACCAGCCGCGAGGAGCAGCTTTTGCTGGATGCCATCGAGCAGTTCGGCTTCGGAAACTGG GAGGATATGGCTGCTCACGTTGGCGCTTCCCGGACTCCCCAGGAAGTGATGGAGCATTATGTAAGCATGTACATCCACGGAAACCTGGGGAAAGCCTGCATCCCCGACACCATCCCCAATCGGGTGACAGACCACACCTGCCCCAGTGGAGGCCCCCTGTCTCCCAGCCTCACCACCCCCTTGCCTCCCCTAGACATCTCGGTGGCCGAGCAGCAGCAGCTGGGCTACATGCCACTGCGGGACGACTACGAGATCGAGTACGACCAGGACGCCGAGACGCTCATCAGCGGGCTCTCGGTCAACTACGACGACGACGACGTGGAGATCGAGCTGAAGCGCGCGCACGTGGACATGTACGTGCGGAAGCTCAAGGAGCGGCAGCGGCGCAAGAACATCGCGCGCGACTACAACCTGGTGCCCGCCTTCCTGGGCAAGgacaagaaggagaaggagaagacgGCCAAGCGCAAGGTCAccaaggaggagaaggagctGCGGCTGAAGCTGCGGCCGCTCTACCAGTTCATGTCCTGCAAGGAGTTCGACGACCTCTTTGAAAACATGCACAAGGAGAAGATGCTGCGCGCCAAGATCCGGGAGCTGCAGCGGTACCGGCGCAACGGCATCACCAAGATGGAGGAATCGGCCGAGTACGAGGCGGCCCGGCACAAGCGGGAGAAGCGGAAGGAGAACAAGAACACGGCTGGCTCCAAGCGGGGGAAGGAGGACGGCAAGGACAGCGAATTCGCCGCCATCGAGAACCTGCCCGGCTTCGAGCTGCTGTCGGACCGCGAGAAGGTGCTCTGTAGCTCCGTGAACCTGAGCCCCGCTCGCTACGTGACCGTCAAGACCATCATCATCAAGGACCACCTCCAGAAGCGGCAGGGCATCCCCTCCAAAAGCCGCCTGCCCAGCTACCTGGACAAGGTCCTGAAGAAAAGGATTTTAAACTTCCTCACGGAGAGTGGTTGGATTTCCAGGGATGCTTCCTGA
- the CCDC96 gene encoding coiled-coil domain-containing protein 96: protein MDDRSDHNGDPEKEAGAVESLASRLSGIKTSSGPQSAAEPAEPEAEAVEASEEGAEPAESQEQPAATEVAGEKGPGEPEWPAEAEAEAEPRDLAEAGPEEPAKPEPEGGPEEPEEEWKEEDEAEVAAEPRRKEILSQVCLQQATAGKEEAAPDREAEREGQLAEEGEESEESEKQLVQGGLGKTEDELGDLDEGPELESCDWTEEVQKQQEQQLRAELLAQFRSLTAERERQQRYSIYLQHRILEALRKKGLDAAEVPEKGAEPEAPEKQQAYLRHLAMLEDLKKQESDDLRWYHRELDQLKRQCEEKLSRVEEEWRRLQALKKQVVMQAMGSCWMRGGRQAALREVERIQALEDKKEKAISAVRLENVQLKQSLVHFENKLRAQEDQTEGLLLIDFEQLKTENQTLHEKVEERNEELLKLRSKVTNHVQIITHVKEKLHFVDIENACKKSELMQTEAQVALKRDILTKTKQARDSLRTDNIKLNQKCGLLGKEALLRDMEEKVDRTEELSQHLEALKHHHAGLILSCRGVKQKIREAKAFLPP from the coding sequence ATGGACGACCGCTCCGACCACAATGGGGACCCCGAGAAGGAagctggagctgtggagagcctgGCCTCACGGCTGTCCGGGATCAAAACCAGCTCTGGCCCCCAGTCCGCGGCCGAACCCGCGGAGCCGGAGGCGGAGGCAGTAGAGGCTTCAGAGGAAGGCGCCGAGCCGGCCGAGTCCCAGGAACAGCCGGCGGCCACCGAGGTTGCTGGCGAGAAGGGGCCCGGAGAGCCGGAGTGGCCGGCCGAGGCCGAGGCGGAGGCCGAGCCACGGGACCTGGCGGAGGCGGGGCCTGAGGAACCAGCGAAGCCGGAGCCCGAAGGCGGCCCCGAGGAACCAGAGGAGGAGTGGAAGGAGGAGGACGAGGCGGAGGTGGCGGCGGAGCCGaggaggaaggaaatcctgtcgcAGGTCTGTCTGCAGCAGGCCACGGCCGGCAAGGAAGAGGCTGCGCCAGACCGAGAGGCTGAGCGGGAAGGACAGCTGgcggaggaaggagaagagagcgaGGAGAGCGAGAAGCAGCTTGTGCAAGGAGGCCTGGGCAAAACCGAGGACGAGCTGGGGGATTTGGACGAGGGACCCGAGCTTGAGAGCTGCGACTGGACTGAGGAGGTGCAGaagcagcaggagcagcagctgCGCGCCGAGCTCCTGGCACAGTTCCGCTCCCTGACGGCGGAGCGAGAGCGCCAACAGCGTTACAGCATCTACCTGCAGCACAGGATCCTCGAGGCGCTGCGCAAGAAGGGCCTGGATGCAGCCGAGGTGCCCGAGAAGGGCGCGGAGCCTGAGGCCCCCGAGAAACAGCAAGCGTACCTACGCCATCTGGCCATGCTGGAGGATCTGAAGAAGCAGGAGTCAGATGACCTGCGCTGGTACCACCGCGAGCTGGACCAGCTGAAGCGGCAGTGCGAAGAGAAGCTCTCCCGGGTGGAGGAGGAATGGCGACGCTTGCAGGCACTCAAGAAGCAGGTGGTGATGCAGGCCATGGGCAGCTGCTGGATGAGGGGTGGTCGCCAGGCCGCTCTGCGAGAGGTGGAGCGGATCCAGGCGTTGGAGGATAAGAAGGAGAAGGCGATAAGCGCTGTGAGGCTAGAGAACGTGCAGCTGAAGCAGAGTTTGGTGCACTTTGAAAACAAGCTGAGGGCCCAGGAGGACCAGACAGAGGGCCTGCTCCTGATAGATTTTGAACAGCTTAAGACTGAGAACCAGACCTTGCATGAGAAAGTCGAGGAGAGAAATGAGGAGCTTTTGAAACTGCGCAGCAAGGTGACCAACCATGTGCAAATCATAACCCATGTGAAGGAAAAGTTACACTTTGTGGACATAGAAAATGCGTGTAAAAAGTCAGAGCTTATGCAGACTGAGGCTCAGGTGGCCCTAAAGAGGGACATCCTGACCAAGACTAAGCAAGCCCGGGACAGCCTGCGGACTGACAACATCAAGCTGAATCAGAAGTGCGGGCTTCTGGGCAAGGAAGCACTCCTTCGGGACATGGAAGAGAAGGTGGACAGGACTGAAGAACTCAGCCAGCACTTGGAAGCCCTGAAGCACCATCACGCTGGGCTTATTCTGTCCTGCAGAGGCGTGAAGCAGAAGATCAGGGAAGCCAAAGCCTTTCTGCCTCCTTGA